Proteins from a single region of Amycolatopsis sp. CA-230715:
- a CDS encoding glycosyl hydrolase family 95 catalytic domain-containing protein, translated as MEIRRRTALGGAVAGMAAGVLATPAFASASDGGDLASGVDWAAFLGQSDLYWRRLPKTWYEGPYLGNGYLGSGIYAEPGRNAIRFNVQHSQVQDHRPEFGSLFGLARLPIGYFTLEPVGAITGIDWRMDLWNAELTGTITTAAGSISLRALIHSGQSVLAIETRATEGELGFQWVFHPAEAVSPRTAPQFGKPPPPGYTANPPASLESSGDCRLAVQSLLGGGEHATAWREAHRGSRRTLYAAVAWSHPERTAGGRALRMVRSASEPIDVLAFGHREWWHGYYRKSFLSIPDRRLQAFYWIQLYKVASAARREAPVMATSGPWLEPTPWPATWWNLNVQLEYWLIHGSNHLELDAVSHALDEYRSRVVDQLAAPYRPDSAGIPRTTDMTLLNGISDGTSGYAVGVPGKDSPTPEVGNLTWALHNVWLSYRHTMDRRLLRDTLFPLLRRAINYYLHFLAPGADGKLHLPATFSPEYGVNAPDCNYDLSLIRWGCRTLLEAVRELRIGDPLAPRWRAVLDTLVDYPVDENGYMIGAGVPFAKSHRHYSHLLQVYPLYEITWERPEFRGLIEKSLNHWVSFEGALQGYTFTGAASMSAQMLRGDKAEFYLGELQRRFIQPNTMYKESGPVIETPLSAAQSVHDMLCQSWGGVLRLFPAVPSSWGDIAVQDFRAQGAFLISASRQGGKTRWLRIRSEAGEPCVVRPGIEGELAVRDRGGRSIRSHRLPNGDLRIDLRRGDEAFVHRAGDRPDFHVGPVPANGTSAPWGLPA; from the coding sequence ATCGAAATCCGCAGGCGAACCGCGCTCGGCGGCGCGGTCGCGGGCATGGCCGCCGGTGTGCTGGCCACCCCGGCGTTCGCGTCCGCCTCGGACGGTGGCGATCTCGCGTCCGGAGTGGACTGGGCCGCCTTCCTCGGCCAGTCCGACCTGTACTGGCGGCGGCTGCCGAAGACCTGGTACGAGGGGCCGTACCTGGGAAACGGCTATCTCGGCTCGGGGATCTACGCCGAGCCGGGCCGCAACGCGATCCGGTTCAACGTCCAGCACAGCCAGGTGCAGGACCACCGGCCGGAGTTCGGCTCGCTGTTCGGGCTGGCTCGGCTGCCGATCGGGTACTTCACGCTCGAACCCGTCGGCGCGATCACCGGGATCGACTGGCGGATGGACCTGTGGAACGCCGAGCTGACCGGAACCATCACGACCGCGGCTGGCAGCATCTCACTGCGCGCGCTGATCCACAGTGGACAATCGGTGCTCGCGATCGAGACGAGGGCGACCGAAGGCGAGCTGGGTTTCCAGTGGGTGTTTCACCCGGCCGAGGCGGTCAGCCCGAGGACGGCGCCGCAATTCGGGAAGCCGCCACCGCCCGGATACACCGCGAACCCGCCCGCGTCGCTGGAAAGCAGTGGCGACTGCCGTCTCGCCGTGCAGTCGTTGCTTGGCGGTGGTGAACACGCGACCGCCTGGCGCGAGGCGCATCGGGGTTCGCGTCGCACGCTGTACGCCGCGGTCGCCTGGTCGCATCCGGAACGGACGGCAGGCGGGCGAGCGCTGCGGATGGTGCGCTCGGCGAGCGAGCCGATCGACGTGCTCGCGTTCGGGCACCGGGAATGGTGGCACGGCTACTACCGCAAGAGTTTTCTGTCCATTCCGGACCGCAGGCTGCAGGCGTTCTACTGGATCCAGCTGTACAAAGTGGCCTCGGCGGCGCGTCGCGAGGCGCCGGTGATGGCGACCTCGGGGCCGTGGCTCGAACCGACGCCGTGGCCCGCGACCTGGTGGAACCTCAACGTACAACTGGAATACTGGCTCATCCACGGTTCCAACCACCTCGAACTCGACGCGGTGAGCCACGCGCTGGACGAGTACCGGTCCAGAGTGGTCGACCAGCTCGCGGCACCGTACCGGCCCGATTCGGCGGGGATCCCGCGCACCACGGACATGACGCTGCTCAACGGGATCAGCGACGGCACCAGCGGGTACGCGGTGGGCGTGCCGGGCAAGGACTCGCCGACCCCGGAGGTCGGAAACCTGACCTGGGCGCTGCACAACGTGTGGCTGTCCTATCGGCACACCATGGACCGGCGGCTGCTGCGCGACACCCTGTTCCCGTTGCTGCGCCGGGCGATCAACTACTACCTGCACTTCCTGGCACCGGGCGCGGACGGGAAGCTGCACCTGCCCGCGACCTTCTCACCCGAGTACGGCGTGAACGCGCCGGACTGCAACTACGACCTGTCGCTCATCCGGTGGGGCTGCCGGACGCTCCTGGAAGCCGTGCGGGAACTGCGGATCGGTGACCCGCTCGCCCCGCGCTGGCGTGCGGTGCTCGACACGCTCGTCGACTACCCGGTCGACGAAAACGGCTACATGATCGGCGCCGGGGTGCCGTTCGCGAAGTCGCACCGGCACTATTCGCACCTGCTGCAGGTGTACCCGTTGTACGAGATCACCTGGGAGCGCCCGGAATTCCGCGGCCTGATCGAGAAATCCCTCAACCACTGGGTCAGTTTCGAGGGCGCGTTGCAGGGTTACACGTTCACCGGTGCGGCGTCGATGTCCGCGCAGATGTTGCGCGGCGACAAGGCCGAGTTCTACCTCGGCGAGCTGCAGCGCCGGTTCATCCAGCCGAACACGATGTACAAGGAATCGGGCCCGGTCATCGAAACCCCGTTGTCGGCGGCGCAGTCGGTGCACGACATGCTGTGCCAGAGCTGGGGCGGGGTGCTCCGGCTGTTCCCCGCCGTGCCGTCGAGCTGGGGCGATATCGCGGTGCAGGACTTCCGCGCGCAGGGCGCGTTCCTGATCAGCGCGTCGAGGCAGGGCGGGAAGACCCGATGGCTGCGCATTCGCAGCGAGGCGGGCGAACCGTGCGTGGTGCGCCCAGGTATCGAAGGGGAGTTGGCGGTCCGCGACCGCGGGGGGAGGTCGATCCGGTCGCACCGCCTGCCGAACGGCGATCTGCGGATCGACCTGCGGCGCGGCGACGAGGCGTTCGTGCACCGCGCGGGCGACCGGCCGGACTTCCACGTCGGTCCCGTGCCCGCGAACGGAACCTCCGCGCCGTGGGGCCTGCCCGCCTAG
- a CDS encoding DUF6461 domain-containing protein: MPESLRQFETLTEPVISPSGEWALRYHADGRAEISDRVGTATWTAGAVGTLRLEMESVFAVYQGDEVVWRADLPKLDYSSVRVTDDGDCVIYDEGLPRYSLRHGPFEPVSLGNRAPVADIQGSRFLESENGKRTVNRSADGSGLVCKTRFGLGTGSIVVVQPEEVRALEQPDTWLTWRFDETGSGNWSLVLVGPGDEVRWEFGKGHADANGDFPDAEPVDLDEPGDGPDWLVALRAESAYCVTVIHDVDPDEALRRFGAEDEQIWTATWTQLWQRVNYEESYMDSNVVAAFAMGPHTLLVEDNGYEAVDRPDLSRGTFAVSSYCSINADHRFSVSRGGETLAHFTDFFASDAEGADPDVLTAALARMGIDDIEEFDSDDDNFLADLELLCHLTDVWPEVDDVTGPARVAILPRDVY; the protein is encoded by the coding sequence ATGCCCGAGTCGCTGCGCCAGTTCGAAACGTTGACTGAGCCGGTGATTTCGCCGTCGGGCGAGTGGGCCCTGCGCTACCACGCCGACGGCCGCGCGGAGATCAGCGACCGGGTTGGCACGGCTACCTGGACGGCGGGAGCGGTGGGCACCCTCCGCCTCGAAATGGAGAGTGTTTTCGCGGTCTACCAAGGCGATGAGGTCGTGTGGCGCGCCGACTTGCCCAAGCTCGACTACTCGTCGGTGCGGGTGACCGACGACGGGGATTGCGTGATCTACGACGAAGGGCTCCCGCGGTACAGCCTGCGGCACGGTCCGTTCGAACCGGTGTCACTGGGCAACAGGGCGCCCGTGGCGGACATCCAGGGCAGCCGTTTCCTCGAATCGGAAAACGGCAAGCGCACCGTGAACCGCAGTGCCGACGGGAGCGGACTCGTCTGCAAGACGCGGTTCGGCCTCGGCACCGGCAGCATCGTCGTCGTGCAGCCCGAGGAGGTCCGCGCACTCGAACAACCCGATACCTGGCTGACTTGGCGCTTCGACGAAACCGGTTCGGGTAACTGGTCGCTGGTGCTGGTCGGGCCCGGCGACGAGGTCCGCTGGGAGTTCGGCAAGGGGCACGCGGACGCCAACGGCGACTTCCCGGATGCGGAGCCCGTGGATCTCGACGAGCCCGGTGACGGCCCGGACTGGCTTGTCGCGCTGCGGGCGGAATCGGCGTACTGCGTGACGGTGATCCACGATGTCGACCCGGACGAGGCGCTGCGCCGGTTCGGGGCGGAGGACGAGCAGATCTGGACCGCGACGTGGACGCAGCTGTGGCAGCGGGTCAACTACGAAGAGTCCTATATGGACTCCAACGTGGTGGCGGCGTTCGCGATGGGCCCGCACACCCTGCTCGTCGAGGACAACGGATACGAGGCAGTAGATCGCCCGGACCTGTCCCGCGGTACGTTCGCGGTTTCGTCCTACTGCAGCATCAACGCCGACCACCGGTTCTCGGTGAGCCGGGGCGGTGAGACTCTCGCGCACTTCACGGACTTCTTCGCGAGCGACGCCGAAGGCGCCGATCCGGACGTGTTGACCGCGGCGCTCGCCAGGATGGGCATCGACGACATCGAGGAATTCGACTCCGACGACGACAACTTCCTGGCGGACCTGGAACTGCTCTGCCACCTCACGGATGTCTGGCCCGAGGTCGACGACGTCACGGGCCCCGCGCGGGTGGCGATCCTGCCCCGAGATGTCTACTAG
- a CDS encoding EthD domain-containing protein — protein sequence MIILVSLLRRLPELSREEFVEHHRETHAPLFVSMETVRRVVRRYTVDHPQSFGVPGVADTTFDAVVRQWFDDTSGIQELMTSKDYLETIRPDEARFIDMSRSEFYLAEDQVFLGEPTPRP from the coding sequence GTGATCATCCTGGTGAGTTTGCTGCGACGCCTGCCCGAGCTGTCCCGCGAAGAGTTCGTTGAGCACCACCGCGAAACCCACGCGCCGTTGTTCGTCTCGATGGAGACGGTGCGGCGCGTCGTGCGCCGGTACACCGTGGACCACCCGCAATCCTTCGGTGTGCCGGGGGTGGCGGACACGACCTTCGACGCCGTGGTGCGCCAGTGGTTCGACGACACGAGCGGCATCCAGGAACTGATGACCTCGAAGGACTACCTCGAAACGATCCGGCCCGACGAGGCGCGGTTCATCGACATGAGCCGCAGCGAGTTCTACCTGGCCGAGGATCAGGTGTTCCTCGGCGAGCCGACTCCCCGGCCCTAG
- a CDS encoding NAD(P)-dependent oxidoreductase, translated as MSRIGFAGIGRMGLPMCANLVKAGHEVTACDVRAEQREAAIACGARWSPDPGEVAATADVFITMLPGPPEVRDLMLRGGVAEALPPKSVWVDMTSNSPEVVRPIRERLLARGVRVLEAPVGGGPAESRDGSLKLFIGGEADLVDRLRPLLEVLGDPDRIALVGGHGHGYTAKLLVNLLWFGQAVATAEALLLGKSAGLDLGVLRDVLRDSAAAGSFLHHDLDALFAGDYLRSFGLDRVCEELTALTELAHDHGTPFALSDVVARVHQRALARYGPADGELLAVALLEEDAGLQLRAPRPSTSDEVGD; from the coding sequence GTGTCTCGGATCGGATTTGCCGGTATCGGCCGGATGGGCCTCCCGATGTGCGCGAACCTGGTGAAGGCCGGCCACGAGGTGACCGCCTGCGACGTACGAGCCGAACAGCGGGAAGCGGCGATCGCCTGTGGTGCGCGGTGGTCCCCTGACCCCGGGGAAGTCGCCGCCACCGCGGATGTGTTCATCACAATGTTGCCAGGGCCGCCGGAGGTGCGGGACCTGATGCTGCGAGGCGGTGTCGCCGAGGCCCTGCCGCCGAAGTCGGTGTGGGTGGACATGACGAGCAACTCGCCGGAGGTCGTGCGACCGATCCGTGAGCGGCTGCTGGCGCGAGGGGTGCGGGTTCTGGAGGCGCCGGTGGGCGGCGGACCTGCCGAGTCGCGGGACGGCAGCCTCAAGCTGTTCATCGGCGGGGAAGCCGACCTGGTCGACCGGCTCCGGCCGCTGCTGGAAGTGCTGGGAGACCCGGACCGGATCGCCCTGGTCGGCGGACACGGTCACGGGTACACCGCCAAACTGCTGGTGAACCTGCTGTGGTTCGGGCAAGCGGTGGCGACCGCCGAGGCGCTGCTGCTGGGCAAGAGCGCGGGCCTCGACCTCGGCGTGCTGCGCGACGTCCTGCGCGACAGCGCGGCCGCGGGCAGCTTCCTGCACCACGATCTCGACGCCCTGTTCGCCGGCGACTACCTGCGTTCCTTCGGCTTGGACCGGGTCTGCGAGGAGCTGACCGCGCTGACCGAGCTCGCCCATGACCACGGGACTCCTTTCGCACTGTCCGATGTGGTGGCTCGTGTCCACCAACGCGCTCTCGCCCGGTACGGCCCAGCAGACGGGGAACTGCTCGCCGTCGCGCTCTTGGAGGAGGACGCGGGCCTGCAACTGCGCGCTCCCCGACCATCCACATCGGACGAAGTTGGCGATTAG
- a CDS encoding TetR/AcrR family transcriptional regulator: protein MPADRRRPTKAQTRRQILDAAAAVFAERGIAATSLNDIASTAGLTKGAVYSSFDSKDELVLTIMEEHIVDRMAHATGVFDEIADLGDATSEAGARLLHGISSDATWHRLLLEYWGLAMHDPELRTGLAERRNALREAISNAIRHIAELREITLPLPAEHLAVAMLALSNGLAVERGIEPGAVPDGLFAELLTLLIGERPA, encoded by the coding sequence ATGCCCGCAGACCGACGGCGCCCCACGAAGGCGCAGACCCGTCGCCAGATCCTGGACGCCGCGGCCGCCGTGTTCGCCGAACGCGGTATCGCCGCCACCTCGCTCAACGACATCGCGAGCACCGCGGGCCTGACCAAGGGCGCGGTGTATTCGAGCTTCGACAGCAAGGACGAACTGGTGCTCACCATCATGGAGGAGCACATCGTGGACCGAATGGCCCACGCGACCGGGGTGTTCGACGAGATCGCCGACCTCGGCGACGCCACCAGCGAAGCGGGCGCGCGGCTGCTGCACGGCATCAGCTCGGACGCGACGTGGCACCGCCTGCTGCTCGAATACTGGGGCCTCGCCATGCACGACCCCGAACTCCGCACCGGCCTCGCCGAACGGCGGAACGCCTTGCGCGAAGCCATTTCGAACGCGATCCGCCACATCGCGGAACTGCGCGAAATCACCCTTCCCCTCCCTGCCGAACACCTCGCCGTCGCGATGCTCGCACTGTCCAACGGCCTCGCCGTGGAACGCGGGATCGAACCCGGCGCCGTCCCGGACGGCCTGTTCGCCGAACTGCTCACCCTCCTCATCGGCGAACGTCCGGCATAG
- a CDS encoding RNA polymerase subunit sigma-70: MLGSFHDAEDLVQEIMLRAWKARERYDEARASVRTWLYRIATNVCLTALEGRARRALPSGLCARSDDPGAPLTPALDIPWLQPFPDARFDVEARADLRLALVAAMQVLPPRQRAVLVLRDVLEFSAAEVAEQLGTTVASVTSALQRARTALPNAGEVSEPDDPGTREALHRYLRAFEAADVPGLVRLLTEDAVLEMPPVPLWYRGSRDYGRFMDRVFAMRGTAWRMRNLTANGQPALAAYAPDADGLRLHTLQVFTVVGGRVAHNVVFADPRVFSAFDLPERISSENFRGDR, encoded by the coding sequence ATGCTGGGTTCCTTTCACGACGCCGAGGACCTGGTGCAGGAGATCATGCTGCGGGCGTGGAAGGCGCGCGAGCGGTATGACGAGGCGCGCGCGTCGGTCCGGACGTGGCTGTACCGCATCGCGACGAACGTGTGCCTGACCGCGCTGGAGGGGCGGGCCCGGCGCGCGCTGCCGTCCGGGCTGTGCGCGCGCAGCGACGATCCCGGTGCGCCGTTGACACCCGCGCTCGACATCCCTTGGCTGCAACCCTTTCCCGACGCGCGGTTCGACGTCGAGGCGCGGGCGGATCTCCGGCTCGCGCTGGTGGCGGCGATGCAGGTCCTGCCGCCGCGGCAGCGCGCCGTGCTGGTGCTGCGCGACGTGCTGGAGTTCAGCGCCGCCGAAGTCGCCGAGCAGCTCGGCACCACGGTCGCGTCGGTAACCAGCGCGTTGCAGCGCGCGAGGACCGCGCTCCCGAACGCGGGCGAGGTGAGCGAGCCGGACGACCCCGGCACCCGCGAGGCGCTCCACCGCTACCTCCGGGCGTTCGAGGCCGCCGACGTGCCGGGGCTGGTCCGGCTGCTCACCGAAGACGCCGTCCTGGAGATGCCGCCGGTGCCGCTGTGGTACCGGGGAAGCCGCGATTACGGCCGGTTCATGGATCGCGTGTTCGCGATGCGCGGCACGGCATGGCGGATGCGGAACCTGACCGCCAACGGGCAGCCCGCGCTCGCCGCGTACGCACCGGACGCCGACGGGCTCCGGCTGCACACCCTGCAGGTCTTCACGGTCGTCGGGGGACGGGTCGCGCACAACGTCGTGTTCGCCGATCCCCGCGTGTTCTCCGCCTTCGACCTGCCGGAACGGATTTCTTCGGAGAATTTTCGCGGCGACCGATGA
- a CDS encoding dihydrofolate reductase family protein — protein sequence MSVTVIEFATIDGIVSDPDGSAGTPNGGWAFRHGPATVAGDKFKLGSLLDDGVMLLGRETWQLFSKLWPGRDDPFSARMNAMPKLVASRTLTDVSAWPNSAVLTGGLAEAVKAEQRDIVITGSLSVVHTLMAEDLVDEYRLLVFPTVLGSGERLFPEGTAPKFLECVSAEQAGAAVLTRYGRAA from the coding sequence ATGAGCGTCACCGTCATCGAATTCGCCACCATCGACGGCATCGTGTCGGACCCCGACGGGTCCGCGGGCACTCCGAACGGCGGCTGGGCCTTCCGGCACGGACCCGCGACGGTCGCCGGGGACAAGTTCAAGCTCGGCAGCCTCCTCGACGACGGGGTCATGCTGCTGGGCCGCGAGACCTGGCAGCTGTTTTCGAAGCTGTGGCCCGGCCGCGACGACCCGTTCTCCGCGCGCATGAACGCGATGCCGAAGCTCGTCGCGTCCCGCACCCTGACCGACGTGTCGGCGTGGCCGAATTCGGCGGTCCTCACCGGCGGTCTCGCCGAGGCCGTCAAGGCGGAGCAGCGGGACATCGTGATCACCGGCAGCCTGAGCGTCGTGCACACGCTGATGGCCGAGGATCTCGTCGACGAGTACCGGCTGCTCGTGTTCCCCACGGTCCTCGGCAGCGGTGAACGGCTTTTCCCCGAGGGCACCGCGCCGAAGTTCCTGGAGTGCGTTTCCGCCGAGCAGGCCGGAGCGGCGGTACTGACCCGGTACGGAAGGGCGGCTTGA
- a CDS encoding lipase family protein — protein sequence MSAPSRRTRKRWKRVLPALFACLLATGVATPAAADPLPPNPRDDPFYAQPSPFPDAPPGTILDARPSTVRALTIPLPFRAWQVKYKSTDTKGKPIADVATIIQPLGPPPAGGRKLVSYQTAQDGLTTDCAPSYSMATGLNVPAVEQAAFAPLLMAGHTVVTADYEGPDSQWTAAINTGHGVLDGIRAAQNFAPAGLAGPETPTVLWGYSGGALASSWANELQPSYAPELKFAGVAAGGVPADLGYVARKIDGTALSGVYFGAAVGLSRAYPEIDTDKLLNAKGKAAFEQIGKGCIAQFSVAYAFQRMRDYVTVPELLDVPSVQKVIKEVTMGQRKPGAPIYYYQGIRDELTPSPPVDALVKNYCGKGVPVQYQRYLLGEHVTIAVTGIPGALSYLNDRLAGKPAPSNC from the coding sequence ATGTCCGCACCGTCGCGGCGCACCCGGAAACGATGGAAGCGGGTCCTTCCCGCGCTGTTCGCCTGTCTGCTCGCCACGGGGGTCGCCACACCCGCTGCGGCGGATCCGCTGCCCCCGAACCCGCGTGACGATCCGTTCTACGCCCAGCCGAGCCCGTTCCCGGACGCCCCGCCGGGCACCATCCTCGACGCGCGGCCGAGCACGGTGCGGGCGCTGACCATCCCGTTGCCGTTCCGGGCCTGGCAGGTGAAGTACAAATCCACCGACACCAAGGGAAAGCCGATCGCGGACGTGGCCACGATCATCCAGCCACTCGGCCCGCCACCCGCGGGCGGACGCAAGCTGGTGTCGTACCAGACCGCGCAGGACGGCCTGACCACGGACTGCGCGCCGTCCTACTCGATGGCGACGGGGCTCAACGTGCCCGCCGTCGAGCAGGCCGCGTTCGCGCCGCTGCTGATGGCGGGGCACACCGTCGTGACGGCCGACTACGAGGGCCCGGACTCGCAGTGGACGGCGGCGATCAACACCGGGCACGGCGTGCTCGACGGGATCCGCGCGGCGCAGAACTTCGCGCCCGCCGGGCTCGCCGGACCGGAGACGCCGACCGTGCTGTGGGGCTATTCGGGTGGCGCGCTGGCGAGTTCGTGGGCGAACGAGCTCCAGCCGAGCTACGCGCCGGAGCTGAAGTTCGCCGGGGTCGCCGCGGGCGGGGTGCCCGCGGATCTCGGCTACGTGGCGCGCAAGATCGACGGCACCGCACTGTCCGGTGTGTACTTCGGCGCCGCGGTCGGACTGTCGCGAGCGTATCCGGAGATCGACACCGACAAGTTGTTGAACGCCAAGGGAAAGGCGGCCTTCGAGCAGATCGGCAAGGGGTGCATCGCGCAGTTCTCGGTGGCCTACGCCTTCCAGCGCATGCGCGACTACGTCACCGTGCCGGAGCTGCTGGACGTGCCCTCGGTCCAGAAGGTGATCAAGGAGGTCACCATGGGGCAGCGCAAACCGGGCGCGCCGATCTACTACTACCAGGGCATTCGCGACGAGCTGACGCCGAGCCCGCCGGTGGACGCACTGGTGAAGAACTACTGCGGCAAGGGCGTTCCGGTGCAGTACCAGCGCTACCTGCTCGGTGAGCACGTGACGATCGCGGTCACCGGGATCCCCGGCGCACTGTCCTATCTGAACGACCGGCTCGCCGGGAAGCCCGCACCCAGCAACTGCTGA
- a CDS encoding NAD-dependent epimerase/dehydratase family protein — translation MADQRVLITGAAGVVGTLMRPRLRRDGRVLRLLDVAELPPAADGEAVELVTASVTDADAIAKACEGVDALIHLGGHSRENTWKATLDVNINGTQIVLDAARAAGIKRVILASSNHSVGFRTVDEAGEHGLPADSTPRPDTYYGVSKAAIEALGSLYHSRFGMDVIVIRIGSCFETPHKLGERGLTTWLSPDDGARLFEACLDHPSPGYRLIWGVSDNTRRIYSLAEAEELGYRSLDNAEKYAEEVTGSPSADANYVGGPFCSAPLGSPNPL, via the coding sequence ATGGCAGACCAGCGCGTCCTGATCACCGGCGCGGCAGGCGTCGTCGGCACGCTGATGCGGCCCCGGCTGCGCCGCGACGGGCGAGTGCTCCGCCTGCTGGACGTCGCCGAGCTACCGCCCGCCGCCGACGGCGAGGCCGTCGAACTCGTCACCGCTTCGGTCACCGACGCCGACGCGATAGCGAAGGCATGCGAAGGCGTCGACGCGCTCATCCACCTCGGCGGGCACAGCCGCGAAAACACCTGGAAAGCCACGCTCGACGTCAACATCAACGGCACGCAGATCGTGCTCGACGCGGCGCGCGCGGCCGGGATCAAGCGCGTGATCCTGGCTTCCAGCAACCATTCCGTCGGTTTCCGCACCGTCGACGAAGCGGGCGAGCACGGCTTGCCCGCCGACTCGACCCCGCGCCCGGACACCTACTACGGCGTCAGCAAGGCCGCCATCGAAGCGCTCGGCAGCCTGTACCACTCGCGGTTCGGCATGGACGTGATCGTGATCAGGATCGGCTCGTGCTTCGAAACCCCGCACAAGCTCGGCGAACGCGGGCTGACCACGTGGCTCTCCCCCGACGACGGCGCGCGGCTGTTCGAAGCGTGCCTCGACCACCCGTCGCCGGGGTACCGGCTGATTTGGGGCGTCTCGGACAACACGCGCCGGATCTACTCGCTCGCCGAAGCCGAGGAACTGGGGTACCGCTCGCTCGACAACGCCGAGAAGTACGCGGAAGAGGTGACCGGTTCCCCGTCCGCGGACGCGAACTACGTTGGCGGCCCGTTCTGCAGCGCGCCGCTCGGCTCGCCGAACCCGCTCTGA
- a CDS encoding IclR family transcriptional regulator has product MAEDTEAVTVSGTEPSGVKSARRAIELLETFAANDVWLSLSDLHARTGFPRSSLHGLLRTLHEAGWLESDSSTTKYKLGVRALICGTAYLDRDPIVPYATEALEQVREQTGFTAHYARRNGTEVVYLETRESRRSTHLVSRVGRTLPTHATALGKALLAELTHDEITALLPSPLPALTPNTVTDLGELHEQCAEIRERGFASEVEEGTPGVRCVAAVIPYRIPGTDAMSCSMQADQVSDADALRVGELLAETTAELGQRLRRAGIR; this is encoded by the coding sequence ATGGCAGAGGACACTGAAGCGGTCACCGTGAGCGGCACCGAGCCCTCCGGCGTCAAGTCCGCGCGCCGCGCGATCGAGCTGCTCGAAACCTTCGCGGCCAACGACGTCTGGCTGTCGCTGTCCGATCTGCACGCCCGCACCGGCTTCCCGCGATCGAGCCTGCACGGCCTGCTGCGCACCCTGCACGAGGCGGGCTGGCTCGAATCCGACAGCTCGACCACCAAGTACAAGCTCGGCGTGCGCGCGCTCATCTGCGGTACCGCGTACCTCGACCGCGACCCGATCGTCCCCTACGCCACCGAGGCGCTGGAGCAGGTTCGCGAGCAGACCGGGTTCACCGCGCACTACGCGCGGCGCAACGGCACCGAGGTGGTGTACCTGGAGACGCGCGAATCCCGCCGCTCGACGCATCTCGTGTCCCGCGTGGGGCGCACGCTGCCCACGCACGCGACGGCGCTCGGCAAGGCGCTGCTGGCCGAGCTGACCCACGACGAGATCACCGCGCTGCTGCCGTCCCCGCTGCCCGCGCTGACCCCGAACACCGTCACCGATCTCGGCGAGCTGCACGAGCAGTGCGCCGAGATCAGGGAGCGCGGGTTCGCGTCCGAAGTGGAGGAAGGCACCCCCGGCGTCCGCTGCGTCGCCGCGGTGATCCCCTACCGCATCCCCGGCACCGACGCGATGAGCTGCTCGATGCAGGCCGACCAGGTGAGCGACGCCGACGCGCTGCGCGTGGGCGAACTGCTCGCCGAGACCACCGCCGAACTCGGCCAGCGGCTGCGCCGCGCCGGAATCCGGTAG